CCCTCTACAGCTTtctatatttcttttaaaatattcaaggCATTTGATTAAGCCGTACCCTTTGAAAAGTTCCCTTTCGTTATtgcaattttttctttttccgaAGTTTTGTATATTTGATTTGGAAACAAGACAAACTTTTCAGCAAAATATCTTATCTTATCtttagttttggtttttagtcttaaattaattaattaaaacttgtAACACATCGTATTTCAATTACATTTAGAGCAGAGTTTTCCAATGATTTCATCAGCATTTCTATTGACGTCCCAAAAGCCGCGAATTCCCCAACATGCGAGcctatattttattatccttTTGCTTTGCCCAGGACAATGACCCTCCTCCTCCCCTACCGCAATCcttttttctggccaaaatttCAGTCAAACAATTCGAGAGCTTTTGCACAAACAAACCGGCAAATAAATATCGAAAACTATTTTGAAAAGGGATAAGAACGTATTTTATTTGTTGACTCTTatttatattacttttttGATAGAGTGTTGTCGACAGAAGCctaaaataattattggtAATTGAATCTATTCAGAGTACTAACGCAATTCGTCTATAATCAAATTGGCACACAGCCGGCAATTCggcaaaaatttaattgatttttaaattaaaatgcctAGTTgcatttaagaaataatacAAACAGTATGCcaatatatttcaaaataaatcaaaagactATAATAAATGGGCTAAATGATATAGAGAACTTGataatatgaaatatatttattatattcagtatatttaatttaatcagTTAAGGAACGTACTTAAAGTGGCTTAAGAGCCAACTTAAACCAATTGATTTTCGGGCTGTCATCTAATAAAAATTTAGgcttttgcctttgaaatCCATAAACTTGGTCCAAAATATCTTGGCGAGATATCTCCGCCCAGGCCAGCAAGCCAACAAATCCatcaaattgaatttaataatattttatttgatggGCGGTAGGCGgcaaataaattcaataaaaattcaaattcgtCTTTTCGACTTTGAAAGCAATATACAAACAGACACACGCACGAAGATATATACCATAAAGTGAGGAATTGAGGTACAATTTTCTGCAATTGGATTGTTAAGGTTTTTTTCGACTCTTTTGTGCGATGTGCATATCAATCAAGCAGGATATGATGAGGGGTGGAGCTGGGAAGGATCTATGGAAACGGGGTAAGTGAATTCGTAGAGGTAATATAATTTCAATATAGAAACTGAACTTGTTATGCCAAAGTTGCATGCTTACTTTGTATAAAGTTTCATTGATTTCGTTTACTGTTTCTAgcgaaatggaaaaataaaattagaaaaaatttacaaaagaaactattttttaaaattgaacAAATTACGATGATGAGATTCTATCAAAGGTAACCTACTCATAGAACATATTCTTTCTAGAATGTTTAAAAGGCTGTCAAGTGCCATGATTTGGGCACTTTCCTTTCCTTCTACTTTCCTTGTTTGAATGggtacatgtgtgtgtgttagcccAACCAAGGCACTTCACCTTTTATACTTTGGCCATAATGAATTCCTTCTCATGTATCCCATGAAACGTTTCATCTTCGAGGGCCACATGGCCATGGGCTAATTTGGGTGAAGGTTCCTCTGACACTTATTCACAAAGCCCTTACGCATGGCTTGCTCAGTATCACTCATAAGTGGCCCAGCCCGGCAAACACATTTCCCATTGCATACTTTCGGGCTGTCGGCGCAATGGGCGTATGTGTAATATTTCCATGCCACATTGCGTAACcgcataaaatacaaaaaaatacgaaaatctTTTTCATTTATTCTATCTTTTCTGATGTGcatttttttggccagagacAAGTGAAGATTGCTGgtaaaaaaacacgaaaaaaatacaaatattttggcCCAAAAGAAACTGTTTTGCTTTCAGACGCAGCCTTACGCTACATTTGAAAGCAGATTTGTGGGAAATACTTCTCCTGCTTGGTTAAgcacaaaaaactaaaaattcaGGAGAGAAAATTAAGGCCATTCTGAGatttctttttacaaaaaaaacccaaacaaacaaataaataaataaatggtaATAAAAAAGTGTATACTACAAATaccaattaaatatatttgatttcATTTATCGCATGTAGTacaagaataaaaaaaaagcaccgCTTGTCAcatgaattaattaaattaattaaaatggcAAATATTGACAAGGTTGTTTTTCATTACTTTGAACTTCAAagttcatttaattaaaaaaccaaTTTAACTACAATAACATCTTGCCAAGTGTTATAATGtaagttttttaataatttaaaccATTTAAGACATGTCTAAGTCATTGAGGAACTCCAAGGAACACTTAGAGCTCCATAGGAAGAAAATCCCTGAACAAAGGAAAGCCAAAAGTTGTGCCAAAACAAATGAGCTCATTTGGCATTCAGCTAtgaatttcattattttaaaaacaaagccaagGAAACAATGTGGAATGTGAAGACAAATATAATTGTCTGTCTGAGAGGCAAAAGTTTACTCCAAAGAGTTTCCACTGTAAGTCTTTTGGCTGTTTCGATTCTTGACTTTGGGATTATCCTACCATTTTGTATGAGAAGCAGGAATAGCAGAGAACAGAGCGCAGCCAGAGTATCCATGGCTCAGCGGGTATATCCTTTATTTGGCTATaatccttaatggttaatttCACCGAATCTCGACAGAGTTTTGAGTTTGTCTCGCTTTCACTTTTTGGTGTTGAACTTTTGCAGTTAATTACCGGGCTCTTCACTTGAGGGATAATGGCACATGACTGAGCCGCTCATGTGTCGCCCGTGGCCGGAAAtatggcaacaacaacactttCACTCTGGCCAGGACAATGGCATGACATCATCAGGCTCATGGCCACAAATTCTTGTTGTGCCTCTTCCtttatttttggatattttgttttgtggttCTTGGCCTGGctttttatctatttttttctttttttttttaggcacTATCTCTGAAGGAAACACTTAGAGGTATGGGCAGAGGAGCACGGCGCCCGCGTAGGTCGACATATCCGGCAAACATATCCTGCCAGTAGCACGTCCTTTTCACATTTCACGACTTTCAATTCTCGCGCTTCACTTGGGCGACAAGGCTGCGAGCCCCGCTCTGGGAAATCCCCTGATCCATTGCAGGCGAGTGCCGAGATTCGACTGAAAGTGCACCACAGAAAGGACACTCGGCATCCACGGCGGATGCTAGACGAAGTCACAGTTTGGTTCCGTCCGAAGTCACGAATGGAACTTTACGAAAATATTGAAAGGGTCGAGTGATTTCTGTTGCCGCGCTCACGTTCGAACCGTTGCAAAACCAGAAAGTACACTGAAGTCATCGCTCGTCCTATGGCATCCTTTTTCCCATGTCGGCAATGCCAGGAAGTCGGGCCGAGAAAGGGAAACTTCTTCTGCCACCAAACTTCGCAATGTTGACACACTTTTCGTCGGCAGGCACATGTTGCCTCAAAGGATATTTCTAAACTCGGGCAGTTCGAAATGTTGCCAAGGACTCGTTAGGGGTAGGTCACTTTGGGGTGAAAAGCATTCTATGAGGCTAAGGCAGGGGTAACAGGAGCTTTGTTATGTCAGGATATGGGAAAGTTGTTCAGGATGTACTATAAAATCGTATAACAGTTTATAGTAGAACAAGTTTAAGGATTGAAACGTGCCAAATTATAGaaggttttattttataaaaaattatattttcattGAATCATCatgatatttttattaggAAAGTTGTTTTATTAAGTCTCACAATTTCTAATAAGCTCAGAAATTTTAATCGTAGAAAAATAACAGacattttgtataatttttgcCCTTTCTGCCTTGAAGCTTGGCTTTTTATAGTAGCTATAAACTATATGAAAGTCTTTTATAAAATcaagtttcagtttgtttaTAAAGGAATATCATCCatttttgttataaatttATGGTATGGAAGTTATGTTAAGAGCTTAAAATAAAGGACCTTTCCTTCTTTTTAAACCATGGTggaaatgaatattttttatctaaaCCTTTGAAGcttaatgaatttttaattctCGAAAAAACAAGTATCATAATTGTGGTTTATAAGTtcgaaatacatttttttgttttaaataatactctattaatattttaattaaaatataatttattataagaTTCCGCATTTCTGTGAAAAATTTACCATATAATTATtggtctaaaaaataataaaaattgatttactaactttttaaaattcataCCTTAAATACcaccttaaataaaaaactcaGAGGTATTTCAATTGCAAATAAAATTGTCAAAaagcttttatttataaagtcAATCCGTATTTCGAATCAGCCGTAGAAGACGTAGGGCGAGGCATAGCCCACGGCCGGATACCCGGCGGAGTAGACGAACTGGGGAACTGGAGCAGGGGCTGGATTCGGGCCGGGAGCTGCCATGGCAATGGCCAGGAGGGCGGCGAGCAAAAGGAATACCTGCGGGCGGACAGAGGTTTTGTATTTGCGGCAACGCCACAGGATCAAAGGCTAGTGTC
This region of Drosophila bipectinata strain 14024-0381.07 chromosome 2L, DbipHiC1v2, whole genome shotgun sequence genomic DNA includes:
- the LOC108125895 gene encoding uncharacterized protein — its product is MLKLVFLLLAALLAIAMAAPGPNPAPAPVPQFVYSAGYPAVGYASPYVFYG